One window of Ictalurus punctatus breed USDA103 chromosome 22, Coco_2.0, whole genome shotgun sequence genomic DNA carries:
- the LOC108262011 gene encoding chemerin-like receptor 1: MDSVLHSTDETSDYPEYNGADNKMDNSSTALVPSTVAPAHCTDAICVLLTIANVIIMALGIAGNGLVIWIAGFKIKKTVNTVWYLSLAVSDFLFCAFLPFSIAYNVKREWDFGRFMCKFTSFILSLNMFSSIFLLLIISVDRCVVVMCPVWAQNKRTIRRALVMVALAWTISALLSLPPAIFRDITISKSKHVCYYNYSHDEEHIAVVVCRFIFGFVIPLLIIITCYVLITLKLKNNQMAKSNKPFKIMTALIAAFFICWMPYHIFNLLELNLKYAYILPIGQKFGSTLASANSFMNPLLYAFMGKDLKSKCCALLSKIESTFEEEARSTLQGTSNTNSGDGKLSSRV, from the coding sequence ATGGATTCAGTCTTACATTCTACAGATGAAACAAGTGACTACCCTGAATATAATGGAGCTGATAATAAAATGGACAATTCATCTACAGCATTAGTGCCCTCAACAGTGGCTCCAGCACACTGCACTGACGCGATCTGTGTTTTACTGACAATAGCCAATGTGATTATTATGGCTCTTGGTATTGCTGGAAATGGTTTGGTGATCTGGATCGCAGGGTTTAagataaagaaaacagtcaaCACTGTCTGGTACCTCAGCCTCGCTGTGTCTGACTTCCTCTTCTGTGCCTTCCTGCCCTTCTCCATTGCCTATAATGTTAAACGTGAATGGGACTTTGGACGCTTCATGTGCAAGTTTACGTCTTTTATTTTGTCCCTCAACATGTTCAGCagcatcttcctcctcctcatcattaGCGTGGATCGCTGTGTTGTGGTTATGTGTCCTGTATGGGCACAAAACAAGCGCACCATACGCAGGGCCTTGGTGATGGTTGCACTAGCCTGGACTATCTCAGCATTGCTTAGCTTGCCACCGGCCATTTTCAGAGATATAACAATATCCAAATCAAAACATGTCTGTTACTACAACTATTCGCACGATGAAGAACATATTGCTGTAGTGGTATGCCGATTCATTTTTGGATTTGTGATCCCCTTACTGATCATCATCACCTGTTATGTCCTCATCACCCTAAAGCTGAAAAATAACCAGATGGCGAAGTCCAATAAGCCATTTAAGATCATGACAGCACTGATAGCTGCTTTCTTCATTTGCTGGATGCCTTATCACATTTTTAACTTATTGGAACTAAACCTAAAATATGCCTATATCCTCCCTATCGGGCAAAAATTTGGAAGCACTCTTGCCAGCGCCAACAGTTTTATGAACCCGTTGCTTTATGCGTTCATGGGAAAGGACTTAAAGAGTAAATGTTGTGCACTTCTGTCTAAGATTGAGAGCACATTCGAGGAGGAAGCCCGGAGTACACTACAAGGGACGTCTAATACTAACTCAGGAGATGGCAAACTTTCAAGTAGAGTCTAA
- the LOC128628949 gene encoding uncharacterized protein LOC128628949 → MYQEQRWMEMSLMNFKVPLPVMDLDVQLFSDQASSSVLTPLSPASSHSSDSTVVLESTRKRRNPTGLMDRNEARQKIDCVLRANPKGEEIFMEYENTKTLTDATRKQMVNVLVADMLELHGRIISSVRTSYALGIVTLFPYLQDPFSKHGYEHYYDPEGNTGFIAWRIKTVQRNTCAGSRCHSKTVLQDGPNTRCESLITCQQLFCEECREAISTIRHSTDESVVKEKMRATFQYRQKIVNEDASSSVLDLFPRFLDVPGLIDQDFSMMFGDEVSQKFCLCKELSNENIQREYIVPICYI, encoded by the exons ATGTATCAGGAACAGAGGTGGATGGAGATGTCTTTGATGAACTTCAAGGTCCCTTTACCAGTAATGG ATCTGGATGTTCAGCTGTTCTCAGATCAAGCATCctcctctgtactgactccACTATCCCCAGCTTCATCCCATTCATCAGATTCCACAGTTGTCCTTGAGTCCACAAGAAAGAGGAGGAACCCAACAGGGTTAATGGACCGGAATGAAGCAAGACAA AAAATTGATTGTGTTCTGAGGGCCAATCCAAAGGGTGAGGAAATATTCATGGAGTATGAAAATACCAAAACACTAACAGATGCCACACGTAAACAGATGGTGAACGTCCTGGTTGCAGACATGTTAGAGCTACATGG gcgGATTATATCAAGTGTGAGGACCAGTTATGCACTGGGAATTGTGACACTTTTTCCATACCTCCAagatcctttctccaaacatggataT GAACACTACTATGATCCTGAGGGTAATACTGGCTTTATTGCATGGAGAATCAAGACAGTTCAACGTAACACCTGTGCTGGCTCCCGGTGTCATTCCAAGACTGTTCTTCAGGATGGTCCAAACACCAGATGTGAATCTCTGATAACCTGTCAACAGCTATTTTGTGAGGAGTGCAGGGAGGCGATATCTACAATCCGACATTCCACTGATGAATCTGTGGtcaaagagaagatgagagcgACTTTCCAGTATCGACAGAAGATAGTCAATGAGGATGCATCATCTTCAGTCCTGGATTTGTTCCCTCGTTTCCTTGATGTACCTGGATTG ATTGACCAGGATTTTTCCATGATGTTTGGTGATGAAGTGTCTCAGAAGTTCTGTTTATGTAAGGAGTTAAGTAATGAGAATATTCAAAGAGAGTACATAGTGCCCatttgttatatttag